TGAAACacgcagctgctgcagcaTACCCCTCCCCCGGTTCCGCATGGTATCAATTGCACATCTGACTTCACATGGAAATTGCCGCAGTCAAGAACCCAatccagccccagccagaTGGTGCAACCGATACATGCAGCAGGCCAGTGGGGCGTAGGCAGTGTAAGACAGATAGGAAGGCAGATTGGCAGAAATAGGTATAGGGGAGGAACGATTAAGTGGATCCCAGGGCAACGGACCTTGTACCGACGCGGACATCAGTCTGAATCCTCACGATGCCTTGTTCATGCAATATCGTGTGCGCCTGGCCAATGACCTGGTGCACTTTGTCCCAGGGTCCTTCTGTTTGTATGCAACCACGGCCACCCCGGTCGGGTGtgcgaggaggagctcgtTAGTCTGCGTCTGACATATCAATCGTGATCGGGGTACAGAGTAATAATTGGAAATGGGAAGTGGAGCGAgtgagaaagaaagaaagaggcgcAGGACAGGGCAAACGACAAGGCGCACTCGGACCGTGACACAGGGTAATTCTGGGGTGATAGCAGGGGAGCCTGGAGTAGGCAGCATCGGTAGGGGACGAGTAGGTAGACAGTAGGACAAGAACGTACCGAGCGTAGTTCCGGCCGAGTGCATGACGTATTTCAGACCGGATTTCTCGACGAGACGCTGGACATCTGCGACCTGAGCGGAAACGGAGGGGGACGATGTGCCAATCTATGCAAGAGTGGTGTTAGTTTGTCGTGTCGTGCTTGCACATGGTCGTGTGAAGTGGTGGGGAAGCCGCCCCGAGCAGATTGATAGGACACGGAGGAGAGATACGAAGAGCATAACAAGGCAAACAGGCGAACCGCGGGGAGACAGGCTGCGGCATGTGCTAGATGGGGCAGACGTACGGGGATCAGACAGAAGTCTGCAAGGCAGTGAGAGGGAGTTGGGATGGAGGCCATTGCGGGGTGTGTTCAGGGCGATTGAGGTGTCAACTGTCAATTCGCGTGGGCTCCACTGATAACTAGAGgttgctttttttttttttctccccgGGTAGGATGACGGATGACGGATGACGCTATCTCAGGAAGTCTCAGATCTTGAAATTGGCGATTAATGGCAGTTCCACAGGGCGACGGTGTTTGGTGGTgaatggagaagaggagatggGAGTTGGAAGCTAAGCCTGTGGCCCCTCTTGTAGCGCCGCGGGGTCTCGCAGTCGCAGTTGACTCAACTGTTTACCAGATTGAGGGCTAGGGGGCTCATGCAGGTCAGGACCAAAGCGATGCATTGCATTATTGACGTCCACTCGACATcactgcagcagcaggagccaTTCGCAGCCGCATCTGCGACAGAGTAGTCCCCTTAGTACTCCTAGTCTCTTAAGAACAGACTCACGAGAACAAGAGCGGGGCGCAGAGACGATTTGCAGCATGTTACTCGCTCCCTTGGCATTTCCACCATGCTGGATCTCTGGTTCGCAACTTTGTTTAATTATCGTCGCTTTCGTCGCTTAGGAGGCCTGATCCTGTTTCGAttcttctatttcttctCTCCGTTCCCCTGCTCCTTTCCGTCTCTCTCCCCGTCTCAAGTCTTTGTCGTCTCTATCGCAGGGGTCGGCTTCGGTCAGTCCTTCTGGAAGCAGCGGCACCCCTGCTTAGCCCGAGCCTGTCGCTCGTTTCTGCGATTGCTTGCATGACTTCAGcagatcctcttcctccgaccTTCACCCTCGCCTATGACCACATTCCTCGGGCCACCAACCATCCCTCGCCCTGACCGCTAGTCTCTTCGCTCTGCCTGTAATCTGCGCCGCCACCGGCAGCCCCCAATTGACCGATAGTGTCCGTGCCCGACGTCTGCAATCCTGCGCTCAGCTGTTCTGTATCTCTGGCCTAAGTGGTGAGTGGTGACTGTGAGTCGACGCTGTTACGCCATCCACAGTACCCGCCCATCCCGAGTTCAGCCCTGCTCGAGTGTCTGAGCTTTTCCGCCTTGCCCCTATAGAACGCGACCCCGCAGGCCGTTGTCGCATTCAACTTCCAAGAAGCACTCCGTGCTGTCGGCTTCAGCAGCCGCAGTGTCATCTGTAGAGAGCGCTGTCGTCGATCGCGAATCACAATCCCATTGGCACCACATTCACCCGAGAGGTGAATCGCTGCGCCTGCGACACTCTAAATCCTGCACAAGACTCAACGCCTGGGTCAAGGACCCTCTACACTAAACGCAATCGGGCTTTCCTCCTTATCACCTGgagctcttcctctccagctggaGCCAGCCAAGCGCATCCTGGATTTCTGGGCCATACCTCAGCTGAGTTAAGCGGCGCCAGAAATAACCACCTCTTCGAGCTTATTTCCTGGCTGTCTCGGCTCAATTGGCTGGAAGTAACGAGGCACAGTCATTCCATTCGGACGGAGGCGACGCCGGAATAAGCAAAACCCAAAAGCAAATCACGGTGTGACCACGCTTCCAACCACACGAAGCGCTAGTTGTCGGTTTTGTCAACGAGGCTTATAACATTTTTCTTAGTGAAGCAGTGGTATCACTGAAGCATTATTCACGGCCAGTGTCGGCTGAGAGATTGACTGCATCTGTGCGCGAAACGAATTcttgcttttttatttattttattttttactttttccGAAGCCCTactcctgctgctctccTGTCGCCCGAGCTCAGacagatattatttaatccGGTCCTTCGGTACCCAAGTGTTCCCATTCGAGTCACTTTTCTCTGAAGCACCCATCTTCTTATTTCTTTGggggtttttttttctgggtCGTGTGCACTTTTACAACAACGGACTGCCGACGTGGCCATGGTTCTTTCAAGAAAATTTAAACCCAGAATAATCCTGCATCTAACAACGTGACGAATGACGCAAATCAAGTCGTTAGAGCTCCCCTCTGGGGTTCAGCTTTCATACCTCGCCGAAGGTGGCGCGAATATTATCTATCGGATTGTGGCACCGGTTGGCTCGCCGAAAGTCTCGAAAGCTCGTTCTCCTTTACGGGGTTCAAGCGAAACCCAGACTATTATGACTGTGCCTGCGGAGTACAAAGGGAAGTTACTGCGACTTCGCAAGGACACACCGGCCGGTGTATCGTACCAGGAAATCGCCCGGAACTTTGACAAGAACATCCGTCCACTGTTTAAACCGGAAGAATTGGTGGACCAGGAACTAGTATACTTACCCGAACGACTCACCCAGCACTGCAATGAGCAATTGCGCGCCGACGAGCTCACTGGAAAGCGACCGAAACAAAGACGAGGACTTTATCTCTCCGTGACCGAGCCATTTGGGCTGCTAGTCACAGATATGACCTCCCTTGGCAACCCTGGGACAGAGCTAGCCGAACTGAAGCCGAAGTGGCTTTTTCTGTCCCCGTCTGCGCCAACGGGTGTTCGAAGATGTCGCACTTGCGCTCTGCGGGACATGAAACACCACGACGCCCGACGAGTGGGGGCGGCAGAAGCAACATCCTTCTGCCCTCTAGACTTGGTATCCGACAAGTTCGAAAACGTTTTGCGTGCGACCAAATTTGTTAAGGGGTACAAAGATCATGCCCGGCTAGCGAGAGTCCTATATCGGAACCCTACGCTGCTGAAGCTTTTAGCACACCAACGGAGCCTGAAAGATGTTGGACTCTACGGGCCATCGCCGCACACCCGAGATAAGTCTTTGGCAATGACAATCCGCGATTGCACAATGTATATCAAGGTGCCTATCCCCTAGGCAAGAACACTTGTCCAAGCCTCGTCGATCCTACATGAAATGGCACTGCAGTTTACTAATTTTGCCCAGATGCCCCGAAATGAGAAAGGTCGCGTCGAAATTCGACTCGGCGATCTAGATTTAAAAACTGCAAGCGGAGGCAAAGCCCAGTACTGGTTGGATCTAGAGCATCGATTGATCAACGAAGGCTGGTATATGGGCACTAAATGCAATGCTCACCCTTGCGAGTGTGCTCTACAAAGCCCGCGAGCGCAGCCTCCTCAATCCATGTGAGACTttggctttttcttttgtcttGCATTCCACACTCTACATTCACTGTGAGCAGCAATCTAATAAGACTACAGCTTATGTGCTGGAGTTGCATTTAGTCTTCATGCTACCAAAGTTTCATGACCATGATGGATACGAAACAAGTTTCGGCGtttattatcattattatcTGTTTTCATGTCTTGTCCCGCCTTGCGCCCATTGGAGCTCTCACATCTTTTCGGTTTCACGGAAGAGTGCTGGTTTCGGGTTTATTCATGTTTTGGGCTTTGTACGGTTAGGTTTCACTTATACCCTGATGTTCCTGgtggttttttttttttttttatgtgCGTTATAGTCATCACTGTTGGGAGGTATTCTGTATTTGATTTGTTGCATATCGTTGGCGAGATGTTTGGGTGATATGGGAGTCTTTCGGCTGTTCGAGGTAGATTTATAACAACTCTCTTCTTTACAACAAGACAAGATCGCAATTGATGTTGATTGATCTGGACATTTGATGACATCTACCGCGACCATTAGTTCATCATCCCTAATCGCTTCCTAATCATGACTCAAGCTTGACAAAGCCAGATCTCGGGCTTGGCAGGGACTCGGATATATTTTTCGGATCATATGCTCCTTTTGGccacaccaccaacaactAACAGAAGCCTCGTGTAGATAGCACCATGGCAGTTCCGCGCCTCAATATCCGGGGTTTCGCTCTACGGCCTTCAATATATCTACCTAGTATTCGCGCCAACGTTGCGGGCAGAACTGCAGGTCTCCGgcctctttccttctccgcacGGAAACAGGATGTaaacaacaccaaaaccGATACCTTCGTTGAACTGGCCAAAGCTCGACGCACCATTTACCAGCTCGGAAGCAAGAGTCCCGTTTCGGACTCCAAGATTGAGGAACTTGTCAACTCCGCTATTTTGAATGTCCCTAGCTCCTTCAACACCCAGTCGACACGGCTAGTCGTCCTCTTGCACGACGAGCACAAGCGCCTGTGGGATATTGGCATCAATGTCTTTCAGGACATGGTGAAAACAGGTGCCATACCAAAAGAAGTGTGGGAAAAGCAGACGTTGCCCAAACTACAGGGATTCCAAGCCGCTGTTGGAACGGTATGTTGCCCCTAAAGCTGCGCGTGAGATACCGACTGGTTTAGAGGTTAGTTCTGACTATTGCGGACAGATTTTATTCTATGAAGACCCAGCGCACATCAAGCCGTTCTCGGAGAAGTTTGCTCTCTATAAGGACAAATTTGAACCTTGGGCAGACCACTCTAATGCTATGCATCAATACTTCCGTATGTTTGGCCCCGCCTCCCctaattctttttttttttttttttttttttttgtttggtgcgattgtgattgtgatgGGCTGACATTATGCAAGTCTGGACCGGACTCGAATCTCTGGGATTTGGCGCAAACCTGCAGCACTATAACCCTCTAATTGATGCCCCAGTCGCTAAGCAGTGGGACATCCCAACTGACTGGAGACTTATTGCGCAGTTGGTATTTGGTAGCCCTGAGGCTACTCCCGGCGAGAAGAGCCAGAAGCCAATTGAGGAGCGGGTTAAGATCTATGGGAAGCAGTAAGATGGTGTGGTGCTTATCAACAAGCAAACTCAAGCGCACTCATGGCGCACGCACTGCACACCCCTGGACACATTATTGTTAGAGCAACTATAGAACACGGCTGGTCCAATAGACATGTTTTTGACATACTGGGCCCGTCGCAAATGGCTTTCTATCGACGCtggtcgctccttccttaAACACTCGCAACGCGAGTGAGAACGTCCTTTCCAATTCCTATAAGACATGATGCATTTCTTCCCACTGATCTCAAGACGTACTTACGGACCAGCCCCTAAGCCGCTCCCCCTATTCATATCTCCTCATTTCCtgctttatatttatactgtATCATCATGGTGCTTCCTCATCTGCCAAGCGCAGCAGctactttcttcttcctcgctgcaACTCTCATCCCTAGCGCCCAAGCCTTGTTCTCGGATGCCAACATCACAGAGCGAGCTGTGCATCTTCCATACGGCACCTATATCAACCACTGCTACATCCCCGGAAAGGTGGCCCTTACCTTCGATGATGGGCCATATATTTATACTGAAGAACTTCTTGGAATCCTTCATCAATATGGCGCAAAGGCGACCTTTTTCTTTAACGGCTACAACCTGGAAAACAACGAATGGCTCCTCCAACGCATAATAAACGAAGGGCATCAACTAGCATCGCATACGTAAATCCCCAATATTCCCCACCCACAGCTTTAAATGGGCCTTCATAGCTAACTCGACGCCATTTAGATGGAGCCATGCCGAGCTTCCTATTCTCGGCTATGATCAAATCGTCGAGCAAATGACGGCTCTCGAATCTGCCTTTGTGGATGCTGTCGGTGTGATCCCCACCTATATGCGGCCGCCATATCTCGCCGTCAACGATTATGTCCTTAGTGTTATGGGCGATCTTGGATACCATGTAATTGGGGCTAGTATCGACACAAAGGACTACGAGAATGACCATCCAGACCTAATTGGCCGCAGTGTGGCTAAATTTAATCGCGAGTTGGACCAGGGAGGAACGATCATCCTGTCCCACGACATCCATGAACAAACAGTCCGCACTTTGACGCATGTAATGCTGGACGAAATTTACGAACGAGGGATGATGCGTAAGTTACCTTTTCTACTTATGCCTTTGCACATCCCTGGTTAGATTTCTGGGCAATTTGACTAACTACTCGAACAGCGACAACTGTTGGAGAGTGTCTGGGCGAGGATATATGGTATCGTTAGCCAAGATCA
Above is a window of Aspergillus puulaauensis MK2 DNA, chromosome 2, nearly complete sequence DNA encoding:
- a CDS encoding thiamine-binding protein (COG:S;~EggNog:ENOG410PQQV;~InterPro:IPR002767,IPR029756;~PFAM:PF01910); translated protein: MASIPTPSHCLADFCLIPIGTSSPSVSAQVADVQRLVEKSGLKYVMHSAGTTLEGPWDKVHQVIGQAHTILHEQGIVRIQTDVRVGTRSVALGST
- the IPK1 gene encoding inositol-pentakisphosphate 2-kinase (COG:S;~EggNog:ENOG410PS6V;~InterPro:IPR009286;~PFAM:PF06090;~go_function: GO:0005524 - ATP binding [Evidence IEA];~go_function: GO:0035299 - inositol pentakisphosphate 2-kinase activity [Evidence IEA]) — encoded protein: MTQIKSLELPSGVQLSYLAEGGANIIYRIVAPVGSPKVSKARSPLRGSSETQTIMTVPAEYKGKLLRLRKDTPAGVSYQEIARNFDKNIRPLFKPEELVDQELVYLPERLTQHCNEQLRADELTGKRPKQRRGLYLSVTEPFGLLVTDMTSLGNPGTELAELKPKWLFLSPSAPTGVRRCRTCALRDMKHHDARRVGAAEATSFCPLDLVSDKFENVLRATKFVKGYKDHARLARVLYRNPTLLKLLAHQRSLKDVGLYGPSPHTRDKSLAMTIRDCTMYIKMPRNEKGRVEIRLGDLDLKTASGGKAQYWLDLEHRLINEGWYMGTKCNAHPCECALQSPRAQPPQSM
- a CDS encoding nitroreductase family protein (COG:S;~EggNog:ENOG410PJVI;~InterPro:IPR033877,IPR029479,IPR000415;~PFAM:PF00881;~go_function: GO:0016491 - oxidoreductase activity [Evidence IEA];~go_function: GO:0016657 - oxidoreductase activity, acting on NAD(P)H, nitrogenous group as acceptor [Evidence IEA];~go_process: GO:0034599 - cellular response to oxidative stress [Evidence IEA]), whose amino-acid sequence is MAVPRLNIRGFALRPSIYLPSIRANVAGRTAGLRPLSFSARKQDVNNTKTDTFVELAKARRTIYQLGSKSPVSDSKIEELVNSAILNVPSSFNTQSTRLVVLLHDEHKRLWDIGINVFQDMVKTGAIPKEVWEKQTLPKLQGFQAAVGTILFYEDPAHIKPFSEKFALYKDKFEPWADHSNAMHQYFLWTGLESLGFGANLQHYNPLIDAPVAKQWDIPTDWRLIAQLVFGSPEATPGEKSQKPIEERVKIYGKQ
- a CDS encoding chitin deacetylase (CAZy:CE4;~COG:G;~EggNog:ENOG410PP58;~InterPro:IPR002509,IPR011330;~PFAM:PF01522;~SECRETED:SignalP(1-26);~go_function: GO:0003824 - catalytic activity [Evidence IEA];~go_function: GO:0016810 - hydrolase activity, acting on carbon-nitrogen (but not peptide) bonds [Evidence IEA];~go_process: GO:0005975 - carbohydrate metabolic process [Evidence IEA]), producing MVLPHLPSAAATFFFLAATLIPSAQALFSDANITERAVHLPYGTYINHCYIPGKVALTFDDGPYIYTEELLGILHQYGAKATFFFNGYNLENNEWLLQRIINEGHQLASHTWSHAELPILGYDQIVEQMTALESAFVDAVGVIPTYMRPPYLAVNDYVLSVMGDLGYHVIGASIDTKDYENDHPDLIGRSVAKFNRELDQGGTIILSHDIHEQTVRTLTHVMLDEIYERGMMPTTVGECLGEDIWYR